From the genome of Croceibacterium atlanticum:
CTCCACCTTCTCCGCTGATTCTATCCTCGCCAGCAGCGCTTCGACCTGAACCTGTGCACCTTCGCTGGCGGCAAGTTCCGCCACCGTCCCGGAAAAGGGTGCGGTCAGCGCATGTTCCATCTTCATCGCTTCCAGCACCATCAGCCGCTGCCCGGCCTCGACCATGTCGCCCTCGGCCACGTCCACAGCAATGACCTTGCCGGGCATGGGGGCGAGGATATCTCCATCATGGGCGGAGGCAGCGCCGCCGCCATCGGCGCGAAAGGCCGGAAGGGCGAATGTGGCTCCGTCCTCTGCAAAGATGCCGTTGCCGAAATCCTCGCGGCCAATCCGTTCGTCACGCCATTCCTGCGCGAGATCGATATCGATGCAGGCGTCCACGCGTTCGCCCTCGACGGTCAGTGACGCCGCGGCCCGGCGCGGCGCGTTCAGCCGGAATCCCATCAGGCCGGTTTCCCGCGAGCTATTCTCCCATGCCACGTGATCGAAGAAGGCGGCTTCGGCCGCTGCAGCGATCATGCCGCCGGACGGGGCCGGGGCTGCGGTCAGAGCGTCGATGTGATCGTTGATCGAACCGGTGGTCATCGTGCCCGCATCATATTCGGGCATCCGCATGAGACGGGCCAGAAACCATGCATTATTCTTCACCGGCCAGGCCGCGACCGTGCGGCAGGCGGTTTCCATCGCCTCTACAGCTTCTGCGCGGTCATGGCGGTGAACGACAATCTTGGCGATCATCGGGTCATAGAAAGGCGATATCTCGCTTCCCTCTGCCACACCCGTTTCGACGCGCGCGCCGTGCGGAAGTTGCAGGATATCCAGCCGCCCCGTGCTCGGCAGAAACCCCTTCGCCGGGTCTTCCGCATAAAGCCGCGCCTCGATGGCGTGGCCATTGATCGAAAGCTCTTCCTGCTTCCTGGGCAGTTCCTCCCCGCTGGCGACGCGCAATTGCCATTCGACCAGATCGACGCCGGTGATTTCCTCGGTCACCGGATGTTCGACCTGAAGGCGGGTGTTCATCTCCATGAAGAAGATGCGTTCCGCATCCAGCCCGTCGCTGGCATCGGCAATGAATTCCACCGTCCCGGCACCGACATAATCGACCGCCTTTGCTGCACGCACGGCAGCAGCACAGATCGCCTCTCGCGTGGCCTCGTCCATGCCGGGGGCGGGGGCTT
Proteins encoded in this window:
- a CDS encoding acetyl/propionyl/methylcrotonyl-CoA carboxylase subunit alpha — encoded protein: MIRSLLIANRGEIACRIIRTARAMGIRTIAVYSDADATALHVRQADEAVHIGPSPAAESYLVGERIVAAAKQTGAEAIHPGYGFLSENADFAQSVLDSGLIWVGPRPESIRAMGLKDAAKKLMEDAGVPVTPGYLGEDQSPETLRAEADRIGYPVLIKAVAGGGGKGMRKVDNAQQFLEMLQSCQREAKASFGNMQVLLEKWITSPRHIEVQIFGDSHGNVLHLFERDCSLQRRHQKVIEEAPAPGMDEATREAICAAAVRAAKAVDYVGAGTVEFIADASDGLDAERIFFMEMNTRLQVEHPVTEEITGVDLVEWQLRVASGEELPRKQEELSINGHAIEARLYAEDPAKGFLPSTGRLDILQLPHGARVETGVAEGSEISPFYDPMIAKIVVHRHDRAEAVEAMETACRTVAAWPVKNNAWFLARLMRMPEYDAGTMTTGSINDHIDALTAAPAPSGGMIAAAAEAAFFDHVAWENSSRETGLMGFRLNAPRRAAASLTVEGERVDACIDIDLAQEWRDERIGREDFGNGIFAEDGATFALPAFRADGGGAASAHDGDILAPMPGKVIAVDVAEGDMVEAGQRLMVLEAMKMEHALTAPFSGTVAELAASEGAQVQVEALLARIESAEKVEN